CGGTGGCGGTGCTGATTTTACTGACATTTTTGGTGATGTTTTCGGTGATATCTTTGGTGGTGGCCGTCGTCAGCGAGCTTCCCGTGGTTCAGATCTGCGCTATAACATGGATCTGACACTGGAAGAAGCGGTACGCGGTGTGACTAAAGAAATCCGCATCCCAACGCTAAATGAATGTGATGTTTGCCATGGTAGCGGTGCTAAACCGGGCAGTTCTCCGGTGACGTGTTCGACTTGCCGTGGTGCAGGTCAGGTACATATGCGCCAGGGGTTCTTCACTGTGCAGCAGGCGTGTCCTACTTGTCATGGCAGCGGTCAAATCATTAAAGATCCATGCAACAAATGTCATGGACATGGTCGCGTTGAGAAGTCAAAAACGCTGTCGGTTAAAATTCCAGCAGGCGTTGATACCGGTGACCGTATTCGTTTAAGCGGTGAAGGTGAAGCTGGCGAGCATGGCGCACCAGCAGGTGATTTGTACGTTCAGGTGCAAGTCAAAGCACATCCAATCTTCGAACGTGAAGGCAATAACCTGTATTGTGAAGTGCCGATTAACTTCGCTATGGCAGCCTTGGGCGGCGAGATTGAAGTCCCGACGTTGGATGGTCGCGTTAAGCTGAAAGTGCCAGCGGAAACACAAACCGGCAAACTGTTCCGGATGCGCGGTAAAGGGGTTAAATCAGTACGTGGTGGTAGCCAAGGTGACTTGCTCTGCCGCGTTGTGGTAGAAACACCAGTGCATCTGAGTGAAAAACAGAAGCAATTGCTGCGTGAACTGGAAGAAAGTTTTGTTGGCGCCGCGGGCGAGAAAAACAGTCCTCGCTCTAAAAGCTTCTTAGACGGCGTTAAGAAATTCTTTGATGACTTGACCCGTTAATTATTAGCTAACTGGCTAATAAAAAAGAAAAATAAAAATCCTCGATGAAGTTCGGGGATTTTTTCATCTGAGTCCTATCAAGTGATGTGATTTAAATCACTAATTGCTCGGTTTATTCGAGTATTTACTGCAATAAAAACGACTTTTTTCGAGTTGATGATTATCCTAAAATCTATGAATTAATTTGTTGAGCATAAGCTCACTGTCCGATGCAAGGGAGCAATTCATTGTGACAAACATGATTCGTCAATTTTTACGCCAAGAGGCTGCGGGTGGCCTGATTTTGATTTTTGCTGCTGTCGTGGCTTTATTTATGGCCAACAGCCCACTGCAAGGGTTTTATCAGTCATTTCTTGATGTACCGGTATCAGTAAAAATAGCCTCACTGGATATCAGTAAACCGCTATTGCTATGGATCAATGATGGCCTAATGGCGATATTCTTCCTGGTCGTTGGCTTGGAAGTTAAGCGTGAATTGATGGAAGGTTCACTGGCTGGGCGTGATAAAGCTATTTTCCCAGCAATTGCTGCCTTAGGCGGTATGTTGGCTCCGGCCTTGATTTATTTACTGTTTAATGGGGCTGATGAAGTTACCCGCCAAGGGTGGGCAATTCCGGCTGCAACTGACATTGCTTTTGCACTGGGTGTCATGGCATTACTGGGGAACCGGGTTCCAACCAGCCTGAAAGTTTTTTTACTGGCACTGGCCATCATTGATGACTTGGGTGTCATCATTATTATTGCGTTGTTCTATACCCACGAAGTCTCACTACAAGCCTTGGGAATGGCAGCTGCGGCTATTGCGCTTTTG
The sequence above is drawn from the Yersinia enterocolitica subsp. enterocolitica genome and encodes:
- the dnaJ gene encoding molecular chaperone DnaJ; its protein translation is MAKRDYYEVLGVKKDADEREIKKAYKRLAVKYHPDRNQDENDTGENFKEVKEAYEILTDPQKRAAYDQYGHAAFEQGGMGGGGFGGGGADFTDIFGDVFGDIFGGGRRQRASRGSDLRYNMDLTLEEAVRGVTKEIRIPTLNECDVCHGSGAKPGSSPVTCSTCRGAGQVHMRQGFFTVQQACPTCHGSGQIIKDPCNKCHGHGRVEKSKTLSVKIPAGVDTGDRIRLSGEGEAGEHGAPAGDLYVQVQVKAHPIFEREGNNLYCEVPINFAMAALGGEIEVPTLDGRVKLKVPAETQTGKLFRMRGKGVKSVRGGSQGDLLCRVVVETPVHLSEKQKQLLRELEESFVGAAGEKNSPRSKSFLDGVKKFFDDLTR